A genome region from Cannabis sativa cultivar Pink pepper isolate KNU-18-1 unplaced genomic scaffold, ASM2916894v1 Contig7, whole genome shotgun sequence includes the following:
- the LOC133033449 gene encoding T-complex protein 1 subunit alpha → MSISAQTPDIMGDRQSGQDVRTQNVMACQSVANIVKTSLGPVGLDKMLVDDIGDVTITNDGATILKMLEVEHPAAKVLVELAELQDREVGDGTTSVVIVAAELLKRANDLVRNKIHPTSIISGYRLAMREACKYVEEKLAVKVEKLGKDSLVNCAKTSMSSKLIAGDSDFFANLVVDSVQAVKMTNARGEIRYPIKGINILKAHGKSARESYLLNGYALNTGRAAQGMPTRVSPARIACIDFNLQKTKMQMGVQVLVTDPRELEKIRQREADMTKERIEKLLKAGANVVLTTKGIDDMALKYFVEAGAIAVRRVRKEDMRHVAKATGATLVSTFADMEGEETFEPSFLGSADEVVEERISDDDVIMIKGTKNTSAVSLILRGANDYMLDEMERALHDALSIVKRTLESNTVVAGGGAVESALSVYLEYLATTLGSREQLAIAEFAESLLIIPKVLSVNAAKDATELVAKLRAYHHTAQTKADKKHLSSMGLDLLKGTVRNNLEAGVIEPAMSKVKIIQFATEAAITILRIDDMIRLVKDESQNED, encoded by the exons ATGTCTATCTCAGCACAAACCCCCGATATTATGGGCGACCGCCAATCCGGTCAGGACGTTCGTACCCAAAATG TGATGGCTTGTCAATCTGTTGCCAACATTGTCAAAACCTCGCTCGGTCCTGTTGGTCTTGACAAG ATGTTAGTTGATGATATTGGTGATGTGACTATTACTAATGATGGAGCTACCATTCTCAAGATGTTAGAAGTTGAGCACCCTGCTGCCAAG GTGCTTGTGGAATTGGCGGAGCTTCAAGACCGAGAAGTTGGAGATGGCACTACCTCCGTGGTCATAGTAGCTGCAGAGTTGCTTAAG AGAGCAAATGATCTCGTGAGGAACAAGATTCACCCGACTTCCATTATCAGTGGTTATAGA CTTGCTATGAGGGAAGCCTGTAAATACGTTGAGGAGAAATTGGCTGTGAAG GTTGAGAAGCTTGGAAAAGATTCTTTGGTAAACTGTGCCAAGACAAGCATGTCATCAAAGTTAATAGCTGGTGATAGTGACTTCTTTGCAAATTTG GTCGTAGATTCTGTACAAGCTGTAAAGATGACCAATGCACGAGGGGAAATTAGATATCCCATCAAG GGAATCAATATTTTGAAAGCTCATGGGAAAAGTGCAAGAGAAAGTTATCTTTTGAATGGTTATGCTTTAAATACAGGACGTGCTGCTCAAGGAATGCCTACTAGAGTTTCCCCTGCAAGAATTGCATGTATTGACTTTAATCTTCAGAAAACAAAAATGCAAATGGGTGTTCAAGTCTTAGTAACTGATCCTAGGGAACTTGAAAAAATTCGTCAAAG GGAAGCTGATATGACGAAAGAGCGTATTGAGAAACTTCTCAAAGCAGGAGCAAATGTTGTTCTGACTACTAAGGGGATTGATGACATGGCACTCAAG TATTTTGTTGAAGCTGGGGCTATTGCTGTTAGACGTGTTAGGAAAGAGGATATGCGTCATGTCGCCAAGGCTACTGGTGCAACTTTG GTCTCAACATTTGCTGATATGGAAGGGGAGGAAACATTTGAGCCATCATTTCTTGGATCTGCGGATGAAGTTGTAGAGGAGCGCATTTCAGATGATGATGTGATAATGATAAAAGGGACCAAAAATACTAGTGCA GTTTCATTGATCCTGCGAGGTGCTAATGATTATATGCTTGATGAGATGGAGAGAGCTTTGCATGATGCTTTGTCAATTGTGAAGAGAACCCTTGAGTCAAACACG GTGGTAGCAGGTGGAGGTGCAGTCGAGTCTGCATTATCTGTGTATTTGGAATACCTTGCTACAACTTTAGGATCTCGTGAGCAGTTGGCTATTGCAGAGTTTGCTGAATCTTTGCTGATCATACCAAAG GTTCTCTCTGTCAACGCTGCCAAGGATGCAACTGAGTTAGTGGCAAAATTGCGGGCATACCATCATACTGCTCAGACTAAGGCTGATAAGAAGCATCTATCTAG CATGGGATTGGATCTGTTAAAGGGTACTGTTCGCAACAACTTGGAAGCAGGAGTCATTGAGCCTGCAATGAGCAAAGTGAAGATAATTCAG TTTGCAACGGAGGCTGCTATAACGATTCTTAGAATTGATGACATGATCAGGCTTGTCAAAGACGAAAGTCAGAATGAGGATTAG